One Thermus thermamylovorans genomic window, CACAGGGAACGCCTACGCCGGGGGCAATGCGGAGGAGGGCCCCCTCACCGAGGCGGGCAAGGGCTTGCTAAGGGAGATGGAGGGTCTGGGCATGGCCCTGGATCTCTCCCACCTGGCGGAGGAGGCAGCCTTCCAGGCCCTCGAGGCCTTCTCGGGTCCGGTCTGCGCCACCCACGCCAACGCCCGGGCCCTGGTCCCTTCCCCCCGCCACCTCTCCGACCGGCTCCTGGAAGCCTTGGGGGAACGGGGTGGGGTTTTGGGCCTGGTTCCCTTCAACGCCTTTTTGGACCCCGGTTGGCGGCGGGGGGACCCCAGGCTTCCCCTGGAGGCGTTCTTCCGCCACAGGGCCCACGCGGAAGCCCTCCTGGGCCCGGAAGGGGTGGCCTTGGGCACGGACTGGGACGGGGGGTTTGGCCTGGAGGGGGTGCCCCAGGGCCTGGACCGCCACCGGGACCTCCGGGCCCTGGGGGACGCGGGCTTCCTGGGGGGGAACTGGCTCCGCTGGCTAAGGGCCTGGTTCTAGGGGCACCACCGCCAGGGTGCAGCGGCTTGCCGCCAACAGCCTCCCCTCCTCGTCGTAGACCTTCACCTCCCAGACCTGGGTGGTGCGGCCCAGGTGGAGGGGTTTTCCCACCGCCCGGATGACCCCCGCCTGCTTCTTGCGGAGGTGGTTGCAGTTGATCTCCAGGCCGAAGGCGGCGTGCCCCGGGGGGCAGTTCAGGAAGCCCCCGATACTGGCCACGCTCTCCGCCAGGGCCACCGTGGCCCCCCCGTGGAGGAAGCCGAAGGGCTGGTGCACCCTGGGCCCTACCTCCAGCTCGGCCACCACTTCTTCCTTTTCCAGCTTCAGGTAGCGCACCCCCAGGGTGCTGTCCAGGGTTTCCCTTCCCAGAACGCCTTGCAGGTCCATGCCCTGGAGTATAAAGGGGGCGTGGGCGAGGTGCGCCTCTTTCCCGGGCTTTTGGCCCCCCCGGCGGGGCTTGGTTTTTTGGAGGATCTCCCCTCAGAAGAGGGCCTGCACCTGGTGGCCTTTGGGGAGGGCGCCCTGGCCGCTTTGCAGGCGGCCTTCCGCGAGGGGGCCAAGAGCCTCGTCCTCCTCTCGCCCCTTCTTCGTAGGGATGCTCTCCTCGCCGCCAAGCTCTCCGCCTTGCGCTTCGCCCTGGAGTGCGGGGGGGTAGAGGGGTTCGCCCGGGTGGGGCGGGCCCTCTTCTTCGGCCCGAGGAGCGCGGGTAGCGAGGAGATCTTCGCCGCCTGGAAGGAGGGGCTTTCCCCGGAGGGGGTGGCGGTCTGGCTTTCCCAGGTGGAGGCCCTGGGGGACGAACGCCGCTGGCTTCGGGGCACGGAGGCCCGGGTCTTGGTGGTCCAGGGGGCCCTGGACGCCTTCACCCCTCCCCTCTACGGCCAGGAGGCGGTGGACTTTGCCAAGGGGGAGGCCCTGCGCTTTACGGTGGAAGGGGCGGGGCATCTGGTGCCCTGGGAGGCTCCTGAAGAGGTCTTGGATCTGGTCCGGGATTTTCTGTCCGGGGAAGCCTTCCGTCCCCTTCCCGGGGGTCTGGCGTGGTGAGGCGCACCGGGTACCTGCACCTCTACGGCCTGAACCTGGTCTTCGACCGGGTGGGGAAGGGCCCCGCGGTGGTCCTCCTGGCGGAGGAAGCAGCCCTTTGGCCTTCGGAGCTTCCCCAGGGCTACGCCTTCTACCTCCTGGACCTCCCCGGCCACGGGCGCACCGGGGGGCCTCCCTTGACCCCGGAGGAGCTCGCGGAGTATACGGCGGGCTTCCTGACCATGCTCAACCTGGGTTCCCCTCCCATCCTGGTCCGGGGGGTGGGGGAGGCGGTGGGGAAGGTGCTGGCGGAGAGGGGGTTCCGGGTCTTTCCTGGGGACAGCCTAACCGCGGCCTTGCTCCGGGCCTTCGGCTCTGCTAGGATGGCCCCAGGAGGTGAGCTATGAGAAAGCTGCTCGCCCTTTTGTTGGTGGTTTCGGGCCTGGCCTCGGCCCAGCTTTCCATAGAAGGCCTCAAGCCTTCCGCCGCCGCCATCGGCGGGACCCAGGGCTTTGGCCTGGAGGTCTCCTGGCACTGCCAGCTCTTCCAGCTGCCCTTGGGGGAGGTGCGGCCCGCCTTGAGCCTGGCCTACGACGTGAACGGTAACTGGAACGGGGCCTTTCTTCTCCGCTACCTCTACCCCCTGGCCGAGGACCTGAGGGGAGGGGTGGGGTTTGGGGTAGCCATTCCTGGCTTCCAGTTCGCCAACACCGGCCTCTACTTCCGGGCAGACGCCGAGTACGACCTGAAGGCCACCCTGGGGGCCCCGCTCTTCCTTGGGGGAGACCTGGGGGTCGCGGCTGGCAAGCTGGCGGCCCAGCTGAAGGTGGGCTACCGCTTTTAAGGGCTTCCTTGTGGCTTGGGCCACACCGGGGGAGGGTTCACCCCACCCCCGGCGCTTCTTCCTCCTCCGGGGCGTCCACCTCCACCTTCATCACCTCCCTGAGGAGGCCCGTGGCGTAGGCGCC contains:
- a CDS encoding dipeptidase; amino-acid sequence: MEPVMVDAHLDLAYGARALGRDLTLPLDRLREVDPHPDTPLVTLESLKEAGVAVAFATLFVDPREGGLEAWQEEVRAQLHLYEDWEARGLVRLLREARELEAHLRRFPQDRVPGLVLLLEGAHALASPEDLLPLRERGLRLLSLTWATGNAYAGGNAEEGPLTEAGKGLLREMEGLGMALDLSHLAEEAAFQALEAFSGPVCATHANARALVPSPRHLSDRLLEALGERGGVLGLVPFNAFLDPGWRRGDPRLPLEAFFRHRAHAEALLGPEGVALGTDWDGGFGLEGVPQGLDRHRDLRALGDAGFLGGNWLRWLRAWF
- a CDS encoding alpha/beta fold hydrolase, which codes for MGEVRLFPGLLAPPAGLGFLEDLPSEEGLHLVAFGEGALAALQAAFREGAKSLVLLSPLLRRDALLAAKLSALRFALECGGVEGFARVGRALFFGPRSAGSEEIFAAWKEGLSPEGVAVWLSQVEALGDERRWLRGTEARVLVVQGALDAFTPPLYGQEAVDFAKGEALRFTVEGAGHLVPWEAPEEVLDLVRDFLSGEAFRPLPGGLAW
- a CDS encoding alpha/beta fold hydrolase, with product MRRTGYLHLYGLNLVFDRVGKGPAVVLLAEEAALWPSELPQGYAFYLLDLPGHGRTGGPPLTPEELAEYTAGFLTMLNLGSPPILVRGVGEAVGKVLAERGFRVFPGDSLTAALLRAFGSARMAPGGEL
- a CDS encoding PaaI family thioesterase, which codes for MDLQGVLGRETLDSTLGVRYLKLEKEEVVAELEVGPRVHQPFGFLHGGATVALAESVASIGGFLNCPPGHAAFGLEINCNHLRKKQAGVIRAVGKPLHLGRTTQVWEVKVYDEEGRLLAASRCTLAVVPLEPGP